AGATGGACCAGAAAAGAAGTGTGGTGCAATGGTTATGGTGTtagtctgggactcaggagacatgTATTCAACAacctgttctgccacagatttcttgtgtgaccaTGGGGAAATAACATAGGCCCAGGTTTTGAAAGGTATTTggatatttaaatcaatgggcgttagaacttttgaaaatcccactaagaacctaaatacctttaaatatctTGAACCTtgagtaaaaattttaaaaagtcaccagtccctgattttttaaattatttaggtgttgctgtgcTCACAATTGCAATGCCTGCATGATttgggagcctaagtctcattttcaaaagagatttaggcacttCGGAGATAAAATCTCATTTACAGACAGAGGGATTTAGTCTTCTAAGTGCTTTATTCCcgtttgaaaatgagacttaggctcctaaatcatgcAGGCATTGCAATTGTGAgcacagcaacacctaaataccatCGTCTAATACCTTTAACAatcttagggacagattttcaaaggtatttatttaggtacctaaagatgcagatagacgcTTCCTGGGATTTACAAATGTAGCTAGGtgaatgggagttaagtgcctaaactGTTTAAGCATTTCTGAAAGTCCAATTATGTACCTATCTGGATACTGAAGCACCTAAACACCTTTTCAAATCTGCCCATTGTGATTCATTGCTCTATCTTTAAAACTGATATTATAGCATTTTCCTACTGCACAGAGGCAGTgtgaggttaaatccattaaaaattgtgaggtgctcagctaccATAATAATGGGTCCAGATAAGGGCCTAACATAGATATATAACCCTTAATGTGTTCCACTGTTGACGTAAAAAGAATTGAGATGGAGACATTTAAAGTCAatcatatttatttattcaacAGAATCTTCTTCTCCCCACCATTCTCCAGAAGGCGCCCTTcacctctttgttcctcaggctgtagatgatggggtttagcatgggtGTGATGACCGTGtaggacagagagagaaacttGTCTGCGTCTGGTGAGTAGGAGGAATTTGGCTTCATATACATAATGCAAGCAGAGCCAAAGAACAATGTAACCACCATGAGGtgtgaggagcaggtggagaaagaCTTCCTCCTGCCCGCCCCTGATGGCATCCTCAGGATTGTGGAGATGATGCAGACATAGGACATGAGAATCAGTATGAAGGGGAAGGAGACAAGGAACAGAGCCACCATGAAGACAGCCATTTTGTTGCGGGAGGTGTCCCCACAAGCCAGCTTGAGCAGTGGAGgtatgtcacagaagaaatgattaATCTCATGGGATCCACAGAAGGGTAGGATGAACACCATGCTGGTGAGACCAAAATGCACGAGGAGACCACTGAGCCAGGATCCAGCAGCCAGTCCAGTGGATACCTTCCTGTTCATAACCACGGGGTAATGCAGAGGCTTGCATATTGCAACATAGCGATCGTAGGCCATGGACGCCAGGAGAAAACACTCTGTCCCACCCAGGAAAAAGGTGAAATAGGTTTGCATAGCACAGCCAATGAAAGAGATGGTTTTATCCCCAGAGAGCAGATTCCTAAGCATCTTGGGGACATTGACTGATGTGTAGCACATCTCCAGGAAGGACAGGTTCctgaggaagaagtacatgggggtatgAAGGGCTGGGTCAGTCAATGTGAGGACAATGATTAGAAGGTTTCCAGCCAAGGTGACTATATAGGTGGCGagaaacactgaaaaaaataaatcctgCAGGCTGGGAATGTCAGAAAAGCCCAGGAGAATGAATCTAGTGATTGTCGTGCTGTTTCTTCCCATTGTTTCTTGGCTAGTTTTCAtcctgaaaaagaaaaggaaacaataGGCTGTCACAGAATACTTTCCCCCACTCCGCCATCCTCCACTGTCATACAATTTCTCAAGATAATCTGAGTCTTCCTGTGAATTTTAGGAAGCTAAGAATTTTGTCTTTTTACAGTTTGCTTCAACCTTTGTTATACCAATGGAATAAAagccagcaggatcttattaaaggggaGAAGGCAAAATGCCGTATTTATTGTGAATACAAAAAGAATCCGAATAAGCAATCAGTTATAGGTATAACATTTCATTCTCTCacacattcattcattcattcattcccgCAAAGTTCTGCAAGGtagttatagttaccagcctgtAGCTTGCTCATGCCACATCACTGGCCAGGTAACCTGAACATGAGGATGGACTCAAGTCTTATCAGGTGCGCACCTGATGCTCTTGCAGGATGGTGACGGAACCTGACTCAAAGTTTTCAGTCTCTAGGTTCtgtttttataggaatttatCCCTATACCAGACTGTGGAATCTTCTTCATCATGCTGCTTTTATGTTGGAAGTGATAATCAATCAAGACTGTTATGTCTGAACTGATGTTTAATCAGCAGATGGCCCATCTATGACAGCTTGGTGTTATCTTGTTCTTCAGTTctttgcccccaccccttccGTCCTTGGTGTGCTGGAGTGCTTGGGGATGGATTGCAGATTTCGGTTTGCCCTCGGGGTCACCCAGTCATTTCACTCCATGCATTCTTCAGCCAATTGATGTTGGGGTTGTAATTCTCAGGCTGGCACCTTAAcctttaatttttcatttcttatTCAATCATATATACAATCACACTCCAGCGTATATCCTGTCAACATCCCCATTTTAATCCTTTAACACAACCATTCTAAAATCAGTGGGACATGGCAGACTTCAATAAGTCTATCTATCCCACTTGTTacatttaaaaggaaacaaataagataatcatgcaggagtgtgtgtgtgtgtgtgcggggagaGTGTTATACTGAAGTTCAGGAAAACAAAGTTGTACCAGCCATAAAGGACAGCTGTTATCTTCTTACTTTTAGAACAAACTCTTAGTCTCTGCATGTGCTTCTTCAATTAACACAGACTCAACAGGTTAGCTAAGAAACATATTTCTTTTTAATGGTCAGGCCAAATTCTGGGGTCTGCTCAAGTTCTGCGGTCTGCTGTGGAGTCACTCTTTCTTCTATTTCCCTACCAGAAATTTACCAATTATTAATCTAGTCCAGCACCTGTATATCTACATCACTAATGCTCAGAGCTGTCCTGTGCAACACTTCTTAGGACCCGAATGAATATCTCATAAAGTTTGAATTTCTGGGTACTCTGTGCTGGATCTTAGAGCAGTTCAGTGATGGATGTTTTATGTGGCTTTTACCCAtggattctccccccccccccgagttttGTGACTAAAATGTGTTGAGATCCAGCAAATTTTCAAACAAAGTCAATTTGGGGGTGAGCGGGGATATATCTCATGAATCCCTTAACCAAATGACACCAATTTTAGAACACTATTTCTAACCTACTCTGTCCAATTTTCAAGTGGGTCTGCCTATGCATGTGGACTTTGGGCACTTTGAAAATTCACCTTTTAAATAGACAGCTCTGTGTAATGTTAACTTTAGAGCAGTGCCATTAGGCCAAAACTAtaaaagtgaccagtgattttgcATGATTCTTCACTCTGTCACAAACTCGATGCAAATATAATTGCTTTGGGTCTGATTCACCACTGAGTTTCTATAGCATTATGCCCGTGTAGGTCCAATGGGCAAGAATAATCTGGTGTAATTCAGTTAATGGAGCtatgtggatttacaccagataAGGATCTGGCCATTGAATTTCAAAGGAGCTACAATGGTCCTAAAATTGGTAAAGTGGAGTAAAAGTAATCAACATATAGGATGACTGAAAAATCAAGCTAAGTTGTTCCGAGTTGGTCATTCAAAACAGGATGCACATAATATCTGTGGTAATTTGGGTCAGGGCTCATAAAACATGGATTGCACAATGCATAGTACCTGATATATAGTAAAGGGAAATTACCACTGACCTGAATAGAAAAGGATGTGAATAAAACCATGCATTGCAAAAAGCGCAAGATAACTCATACTGTTCCAAACTATGCCTGAGATCCTACCGTCCCCATATTTGAGGTGTCTGAAATTCAAATCCAATTTAAGATCAAAATTTTGCAACTGCCCTTTATCTTCAAATGACTGAAAAAGCAGCAATTTTGTTTTGAGAAAAAGACCTGCTAATATGGACAGTCttattatttatatatgtatttgtTAACGACCAACAAGAAATTTGCAATTTTTTCAGTGCGATTAAAAAGTCAAAAACTTTCATTttaggtcaaacaaaacatttcgtttcacccaaaatgaaacatttcacttcaTTCTTTAGGGATCTTTGttactgtttttaaaacacaaaatggaAGTAAAATTTGAAATTAAAAGTCATTccaaattgaaaaatcaaaatgtttcatttagaaaatgtcaaaacaaaatgttttcaatttttcagtattctttttttttcaggtacaacaatTTTCTGAATTCAACCTGAATTCATGAACTGTTTTGCTTGACCTGTATAAACAGTTTTTAGTGGGAAGAAGTTCCATCCgaaaaaaattcacccagctgTTGCAGTGATTATGCAGCCAATGTGACAAATGAGAGATTGTGATGGAGAGACACTTTCATCTCCAATGCACTAAATATGAGAAAGAGTAAGATTTTCTGCAAAATATCAAGCAACATAAAAGACATTATATCAAAAGCAAGGTGGAAAAAAGCTGTTCCCAAACTctgggagaaaggcagagacaacATGCCACCTACCCAACGAGCTGTGGGTCCAGAGAAGATGATTATGAGAAAGGGACACAACGGATCATACTCCAAATCAAAGCTaatatgaagattttttttccccctgtggaaaatttagataaaaacaaagacacttttattccagaataagagcatccacacctaggagttaatcaggaaaaactattccagaataacccTCTCCAGACACAACTGTGTAAATCTTTATGGGAGCGGGTGAATAAATGATCCCACTGCAGGCTTCTTGTGGCAGTAAGCACTGCCCTCTGAAGTAAGGGATTGCAGGGCTTGACGCTTAAATGCTCCTAGAAATAAGTGGCATTAAACAGTTGGAAGAAGAGCATTAACTTAAAATTGGAGAGTTTTGCACTTATCTAAATTCCAGAGCGTCTCTGTACAGTCTCACCAACTAGCTGCACTAAGGACCACTTCCTCATGCACATCTGGAACAGAGGGTGTTGATCTCTTCACACACTCCAAAGGATGTATTGCTTCATCAGGCAGGATGGcagtttttattatttatctGCACTGTCCCCTTTGGGAGCTGATCTCCCGACCATTTCGTAGTCTGAATAACTCCATGAGGATGATAGGTTGAAAGACTTTACAACCTAAGTAATGTGTTAGTATAAGATTGTTCTGCTTTAATACAGTATGCAGGGGAACTCTCACAACAGAGCATGCGTATAGTACTATAAATTATTAattcaaatttgtttttaatcattAACTATTACTGATTGCCACAAAACAAATGAGCTCAGAACTCAGTTTTCTGGGAAGAGCTAGTGATGAGATAAGAACAGATCCAAAACCCCACTGCTCCTCAGTTTGGAGATTTGAAGATAAGTTGTTTTGACTTTTCCTGAGCCTAATTTAATATATTGTAGAACAGTAAATTGACTGctttgctcctgatttacatgaGCATGAAAATTGAAGAGCCCCAAGATTAGtgtctcattgtgctaggcactgtacagacacactgGAAGAGACACTTGCAGTCGTCAGAGACTTAAAATCTAAACatgcaagacagacaaaggtggtggagggagagggaaggtggAGAAACGGAGGCCCAGAGAGGAGAAATGACTTGTTCCAAGGTGAGCTTGCAGGTGAGTGGTTGAGCCAAGACTTGAACCATATGTTCTACCTATGAGACACACTGCATCTACATAGCTAGCGATCAGGAAACCATTGATAGGCAGCATGGTCTAGGGGTAGGACACTGCAGTCAAGACATTTGGGGCTTGGTTCTTTTCGAAGCTCTATCACTGTATATCTGCTATACAATTACATCAGATGTTTTACCCCCTCATTTATCTACACCCAGATCTCCCTGTGAGAGGTATGTAATGTTGGCAGCAAAGCCAGTAGTCTCCCCTTGCTCGCATTCAGAGTGTAAATGCAGCTGCATTCTAGCCATAGGAGGACTGGAGTCAGGACAAGGCCACCACAAGAAGCTGggctcttttattttttaatctcggTCTTTTATGGAAGGTGATGTCATCTGATGATGTAACTGTAAATTCCACAACAAAAGATACACTACCCAAGTGTGGGAAATTGCAGGGTTAGGCCCTTAACATTCAGGAAATGATGAAGTTGCACACTCCACTGCTCTCCTGGGCAATGTAGTGTAATGCAgcctgttggggaaaaaaatctcctaaTACATTTAGTAAAGTTTACCATGACTCAATTTCCACACAAGTATTCCTTTATTGACCGAAAGGTCACTCAGTGTTGATTACATCCCAAATACAAACACAAGCATATGCCCACTTATGCTCTATCTCCTAGCAATAATTCAGTTATAAGCATTGGCCAAAAACCCAAAAGAGGATCAGGCTCGGGAGATACTTTCCCATCATGATGAGACTCCACATGGGTAAGAAAAAGCTCTGACAAAGTAACCTCTACATACCTTGTCTTTTATACACTAGAATAAACAAGTGATATCATTGCTGGATCTTAATACTTAGCTAAAGCCAGAAGAGGCAGTTAGGGCTGAACCCTGCCTTCTGACCCACTCAAGACAAGATTAATGATGGGGCCTCTTTCTTCAAGGTTTTCTTTTCATCTTATTTTGCCATATTTCATCCCAGCAACTGGACTAAGCATTTCTTTATTATTGACTTCACCGAGTACCCAATTAACCATATATTCTTTATTTTGATTACCTCAACCAACCCTTAAATAAGATTCTGCTGTATTTCAAGGGTTGCTACTAGTTTAACACAAacaacccttttcttttctcatgATCTCAGGTCTTTTTGGTCACATGCTCTTTGGGCCTATCGCTTATGCTAACATCCAAGCTCAGTTTAAAACCACAGTTGACTCAGGCCTAATGTATGCCTGTATTCTTACACAGCCTTAACTCTGTCCACTTGAGGGATGCACCATTTGCATGTAATTTTTGGGTAGCAACTGCTTTGTATCCAGTTGTGGTCTCTGTGAATCCATCTGTTAATGTGTTAATAGAAAGCATTATAACCCACCCGATGgcagggtgtggctggggatgctACAGAATTCCCTAGAGTCTGCGAGTGCTGGGTGTACCACGGGCATGAAGGCACGCAGTGAAGGCAATCTAAGCACTCACTTCTTCTAGCTCTACCCCTTTGTGGGTTGTCTGGAACATGGGCACATTTTGGTAACACGGAGGATTGCACTGCTAGGGGTGCGAGAAATGAAGATACAATTACCCTCGACACCATGGGTGTAAATTACTACACAAACTGATAAAATGAATATGCAATCCAGTCCCTATGGCCACTGAGTACAGTGGTATGATGGTGAGGATCCTTCTGCCTTGAATCAGGGATGCTGACTTCAGGCCACCCCTCTCCCAGAAGCATTGTGCACTTCCCTGCAGATTTCCTGGGCAATGCCCATTTCTTTTATCCCCGGAAAAAACTGCATGAAGGCAGCTCCTATTGGCTTAAATCCAAAACAGGAACATTAGCACTGGCCTAAGAAGAGTCCGTCTGCTTGCCTCTATTTCTTTAGAGGTTCTACTGACTCAGTCTCATTGTTTACACACACCGTGCAGAGCTGCTGTGTTCAAATACTCAGAAATCCCATTAGCTTCTTTCactccctgtcataaacagatagttaagggttaatgtctcttttacttgtaaagggataagaagctcagtaaacctggctgacacctgaccagaggaccaataaggggacaagatactttcaaatcttggtggagggaagtctttgttttgtgttctttgtttgggggttgttcggtcttggggactgagagggaccagatgtcaatccaggctctccaaatctttctaaatcagtctcatgtttcaaatttgtaagtacctagtcaggaaggcgtgttagtcttctgtttgttttctcaacctgtaaatgatTCTTTtgttggaaggatttttacctctgtttgccatTACTTTGGACCTGAGACTAGAGGGGGTTTGtctggctatataaatttaagtgTCCTGTAAGCATTTCCCATCCTGGTTTTatagagataatttttaccttttctttttctttaattaaaagctttctttttaagaacctgattgatttttctttgttttaagatccaggaaattgggtctggactcaccagggattggtggggggaaaaaaggaggtgGGATGGTGaattactctttgttttaagatccaaggagtttggatctgtgtaaaGCCTCTCAGGCAACCTAGGGAGGGGAAAGTCTTGGGGGAAAGgatgggggatggttaatttctccttgtgttaagatctaaggagtttggatctgtgctCCCCAGgcaaggttttggggggacagggagtgtgccagacactaacttATGGCTGATGGCAgtgtaccagatctaagctagtaaattaagcttagaagtgtccatgcaggtccccacatttgtaccctaaagttcagagtgggggagggaaccttcacactcccattggccttggAAGCAGAGGCTGGGACATTAAACTCACACATATGGCAGGTCAAAAATAAGAgcattctacttttttttttctgacagaGATTGGGTTTCATCTGCtttccaggggtggctctaggatttgcgccgccccaagcaggggggcacgccgcagggggcgctctggcggttgccggtcccgcggctccggtggacctcctgcagacgtgcctgcggagggtccgctggtccccggctccggtggacctccctcaggcatgcctgcggaaggtccactggagcgacctgccgccctcccgcgggacactgccccaagcgcgcgcttggcttTCCTCCCAAAATTCCAATTGTTTGTCAGAAACAGACAATACATCGgcagaaaatggattttttgttaattttgttgtGAAAATTTTTGATTGCCTAagtgagttgggcacctaaatcccactgaaatagGATGGTTGTTGGACACCTAGAACCCTTAGGGGTCTCTTGAAAATACCACCGTCAATGTCCCCTGTACTCATGGTTTCAAGTCTGGCCAAATGCCTGATCTGTCAGcttccttctcctttccccctctctccaTCTTTTCATTTGGATTCAGTCATAGAGCCATAGTATTTAAAGCCACAAGGGGCCaccagattatctagtctgacctcccatgtagcacaggccaccagcaccacccagcaTCCTCACACTAAccccaacaaccaaaatgagaccaaagtatcacagcccacaggagactagactatgatGTGCCACAGACaggggacaggagggaccaaggtgcaccaatgCCCGAGGCCccagcaatggcagggaaatgattaagtgagccACAGGATtctcctttccctccagtcccaGAACAGATGCTGTTCTCCATCCAGAGGCGGCTCAATTTTAGCAGGTGGGTGAAGCCAGCCCTGTGCACATGGCCCTTTGAGGCACCACAAGATGAATTAGAGTTGGACATAGCTTACCCTGGGGAGCTCCCTCTGAACTTTGGGAAAGTGAGAAACATTTTGACAAGTTACAGagtggagaaaggaaaagaataaATTTATGTGTCTGTGCTCAAGGTCACAAAGAGGGGCACAAGAGAATTCCAAATTTCCAAATATCCGAAAGtttcaaaaaccaaaacacaacacCAGCGACACCAGCAAAGGTGGAACTCATTTGCTCAGAAAGATGTTGAGGCGAAGAATTGACCGAGACTAACCTCCAGACTATTTGCAGGGGGTCAGCATTCAAGTTCCTGCTCTTCCAGAGTGAGAGGAAGAACTTCAAagagggtctcccacatcccaggtgatagctctaaccaccaggctactggCTATTCTGGGTTAGCTCTGCCTCTTTCTTACAAGAAATTCCATCCTGGCCCCGAAAAACCTTCCCAAACTTCCCAATGAAATTGTCATAGAAACTGATATGCTTCTGCAAAACATTTTCGTTTGGtgaaaagcaatttttttaaatggaaaatgttttttcttgAATATTTTTCGATCGGCTCGATTGAGAATGGGCCTCAAACACAGGAGACCTagttctttctcctccttttgcACGCTCTCCAACCAAGTGATTCTTAAGACAACAATTTTCTCTGTAAGGTTCTCCTCAGAGCCCCTTTTACCTCCTTTCTCCTAAAGCTGTAGATGATTGGGTTTAGCATGGTCATTACCACTGTGTAGAACAGGGAAAGGAACCTGTGCTAGTCCAGGGAGTAGCTGGATATGAGCTGTAAGTAAATAACACTAGCTAGAATAGCGCCATCATGATGAGTTGAGAGGAACAGGTGGAGAAggctgaggaaactacaatccattggtgaccttcctgaaaacaccatcctggccaccatgaaTATAGCAGTGCTTTACAtcaatattccacatgaggatggactacaaactgtcaggaacagtatctctGATGAGGCCACAGCACGCTGGTGGCTGAGTTTTGttactttgtcctcacccacaaccatttcagatttggggacaacttataccttcaagtcagcagcattGCTATAGGTACCCACATGGCCCTACAGTAtgacaacatttttatggctgacttagaacaacgcttcctcagctcttgccCCTAGTATGGACCCACagaaaggaggcccttgaagaattccacctggatttcaacaatttccaccccaccatctacctcagcctggaccagtccacacaagagatccacttcctggacactacagtgaaaataagtgatggtcacataaacactaccctataccagaaacctactgtgattggtggcacttcggcggcaccTCTACcactgccgcttcattcttcagtggcaattcagcggcaggtccttccctctgagagggacagagggacctgccaccgaattgccaccaaagagccagACATGCCACCACTCTCGGTTGCCTGCCCTAAGtacctgcttcctgtgctggtgcctgaagccggccctgtctaCAATCTagcctggaaaatgatccctcactctcacagaccttggtaGACAGGCCATTCCTCGCTTAAAGACAACcatccaacctgaagcaaatactcaccaacaaCTACACACCATACCACAGAAACACCGACCCacgaaccaatccctgtagcaaacctcattgcctactctgtctcCATATCTACTAaagcaacaccatcagaggacccaaacCAATATGTGCAATGTGAGAGGTGGCACCTTGCAATGttgaggggttgcacctcaatacatcaggagtgatgtgcaacttgtttgtacctgtgtataagaatgcatccctggggtggtgtctttgtgcctagggggcagtggagtgtcctGCCACtaactgagctgtgtccattatcagggagcacatatgtactagcagaactgtTGACATCTGATCTCGGGAGGTAGAGACTGTGTTTCGTTAtccaataaacctggccgggtgcctttgtaccttattagagtctgtggtcattgggctttctctcagggtctgctgCGTCAGCTATTTGTGCAGTGCCAGGGCAGCaaacagagggaacacacgcatgcaGCCAACTGCTATCAACATTGGATAAAGCAAAGCACCACACCAGTGGCATCTGACAACACAAATAACTGTGCAGTGCAGTCAGGTATGGGATAAACTACCTCCAGGCAAAAATTCCTCTTGACCTCCAAGtgtagactaaggcctggtctacactgggggggtggggtcgaactaaggtacgcgacctcagctacgcgaatagcgtagctgaagtcgaactatcTTAGtttgaacttcttacctgtccagatgccATGGGAActaagtccgcggctcccccgttgattctgccaccgccgttcacggtggtggagttctggagtcgacgggagcgcattcggagttcgaactatcgcgtctaatttagacgcgatagttcgaactccgagaagtcgaacgcaaCCCGTCGACCTGGCTGGTAAGTATAGACCTGCTCTAAGAGTAACTTCCAAACAAATTGGGCCATTTAACCATTGAGATTGTTAACAACTATGGTATGATCCTGCGCCAttcaagtcaataggagttttcccattgatttgAGTAGGAGCAGAATCAACATCCCTATCTAGCTGGATGTCTGAGgccctcattttcaaaagtgactagtggttTTTGGTGCTTTGGTTTATGgagtttttttttattgtgtccAACCTGAGACACATTCAAGGGGCCGGATGTTCAAAAAGGGTGGAGCACCAACCTTCTTCAAATTATGTCTCTTTAAGGTGAAAACATGGGTCATGAAAGATAAGTATTATAACTTATTTTCTGCAAGGTCCAGTTGCAAAGTTGAGACTGAACCTGGATAAACAGTGCTCTTCACTTGTTCTGATTGCTTCAGAAGCTGTTGACATAAGGCACTTCAGGAAAAGTTGGTGGACTGTCTTCCCTAAAACTTTCAGCAACTAATTAGTTCCAAGACTCTCCCAATTCACGATGTTTTGTTTGTGTAGATGCCTCAAAGGGACAAAACTTGTCTCtttgtcattaaaacttttgtttCTTGGTAATTAAAATTTCTGGGAATAAAGTTAAGGAAAGTTCATTTAGTTTGGCACTGGTTTTGAAGCTGGGAATTAACCTCTGGTAACTTGCTTCTGTGACAGAAGGTTAGAAGCTGCTGAaatttctcttcttttcttttccagtgtGCCAACATTGAGATGAGTGGGcttttaggccaagattttctaaAATGGCTAATAACTTTGGATACTAGAGTGCACAACTTGAGATACCTGATTTTTAAGGACACTCATCTAGCACTTTCTTAAAAGCAGCCTCCTTTTAAGGAATCTCAAGATGGGTTTCCAGAAATTGGGGCATCCAGAATCTCTAGTCAGTTTGGAAAATCTTTGCaactaatttttttgttttgttttggtgacCTCTTTTCTTGTCCTGCTAAAGAAGACTATTCCATAAATCCAGCTCTCCTGTTCCATGCCCCATTTACCAAAAGCCTTCCAAGACCAATTCAAAGACAGGGTCTAGCACTGGCAGGAGCTGTAGAAATACAATAAGATTCTGACAGGTCAGCaatggaccagatcttcagctggtgccagatcttcaactggtgtaGATCAATCAAGGCCCAATGATTTCCATTGAGCTctgctgattaacaccagctgtgGATTGGATCAACTGACTTTAATGTCaagttacactagctgaggatctgtcctatTTACTTCTGTGATGGACAACTGATTTTCACTagttggggatctggcccattgactttgatggagctaTGTCAAGTTAtcccatct
The sequence above is a segment of the Mauremys mutica isolate MM-2020 ecotype Southern chromosome 12, ASM2049712v1, whole genome shotgun sequence genome. Coding sequences within it:
- the LOC123346131 gene encoding olfactory receptor 10A7-like — its product is MKTSQETMGRNSTTITRFILLGFSDIPSLQDLFFSVFLATYIVTLAGNLLIIVLTLTDPALHTPMYFFLRNLSFLEMCYTSVNVPKMLRNLLSGDKTISFIGCAMQTYFTFFLGGTECFLLASMAYDRYVAICKPLHYPVVMNRKVSTGLAAGSWLSGLLVHFGLTSMVFILPFCGSHEINHFFCDIPPLLKLACGDTSRNKMAVFMVALFLVSFPFILILMSYVCIISTILRMPSGAGRRKSFSTCSSHLMVVTLFFGSACIMYMKPNSSYSPDADKFLSLSYTVITPMLNPIIYSLRNKEVKGAFWRMVGRRRFC